From Proteus vulgaris:
AAGTGCTGTAGGCCTTTTAACCCTTCTTTAAACGCTGCAATCACTTCAGGGTGATATTCCCCCTGCTCGTTTAAAGGTAATGGTGGAATTTGATTGCCTTCTAGGCTAAAGGTAGATAAAAGCTGTTGATGTTGAGATGTTGTTAGTCGATTCGCTAAGCGGGTATTAAATAACTCATATTGCCAAGCTGAGTTAATAAAGTATTTCAATTGCCCTAAGAGATAGCTATCTGTCGTGGTAAATTTTTCAGGTTGATAACGCAATAATAAACATTCAATAGGTCTGATTTTTAAATCATTAATAGCTTGGTTAATACCTGCAATATATGCAGTGATATGTTGAAATTGAGTCGCCTGCCAACTATCCGACGGTGCGTTTTTATCGTTAAGTTCTGCAATTTTGGCTAACTCTACTAATCCTAATCGACGTTGAAAAATGTCTGTTCTAAGGGCGCCATTTCCCATGACTTCACTTAAGCGACCACTGGCAACTCGGCGTGATAAGTCTAATTGCCACAATCGCAAATAAGCTGCACCATAACCTTGACCATAGAAAACCGCATTATCTGTATCACCCTTGATACTTAATAGTTGCTCAGTTTCAAGTGAGAGTGAAACCGCTCCCCATGGGCTGGTTAGTGTCCTTGGCTTCATTTTTGCTCCTTATTTATCAACGTCTGTTGATGAGCTATGCTGCAGATATAATCCTTAAATTCAGTTAATGGCTCTCCTGCTGTCCATCCTAATAGTTGTTCTGCCTTATAAGATGAATAGGTATAAGTGCTACCATCCATAATACCTAGTGCTTCACAAGAAAGTGGCATGGTTAGAACTAGCATAGAGAGTCTATCCATCAACCATGCTAATGGCCGCAAACTACGGCGATCTTTTGTCGGTAATGAGGGTGTTTTTTGTATTTCACTTAATAGTGTGAAAATTTCAGGCATAGAAAAAACATCACCTGTGAAAAGAACAGTTTCTTGTGGTTTATCTAAGGCCAGTAATCGCAATAATCCGTCACAAAGCCGTTCAACATGACAGAGTTGAAATGTGCTGTTTGTACTGATTTGAAAAGGAATTTTTTTATTAAAAAATGCGGATAAAGTTTGGGCTAAAACGCTATTATCACCTTGTCCAAAAACACCCCCACAAATCGCAATTTTTATCGGCATACCTTGTTGCTGGTGGTGTTCAACGAATACGTGAGCAATTTGCTTGGTTTCTTCATAATAACTGCGAAAATAACCATTGTGACGATGAGTTTCATCAAGTAATAACCCCTTTGTTTCTCCTAATGCTGCTGTTGTGCTGGTATATAAAATCTGAGAGATTTGTGCTTTTTTGGCTTCATCTAGTAAATTCAATGTGCCAGTGACATTGGTTTGATACATTTTTTGATGTTCTGAACGTGTCGGCGCAATGCCGACTCGATAATCCGCGGCTAAATGAATAATGATATCTTGCCCAATCAGCGCTTCTCGGTAGGTATTCGGTTGCAATAAATCGCCTTTCACCACCTTAATACCGTTGGGTAATGCTGGACGATAAGGATGATTTTTACGGGGTTCGCGACATAATATCGTTAATTCATCACCGAGTTCTGCAAGTTTAGCTAATAAGTAAGAGCCAATAAATCCACTAGCGCCTGTGATAAATATTTTCCGTTTATTCAATGTTGTTATCCTTCTTTATTCACAAAGAACACCAGTGCAGCCAATATAAAAAAGCCGTCATGCGTAGCTGTCATTGGCCGAGAATGCATCGTGCCAATTGGGCAATAACGAGTGAAACAGTAATTTTGCAGTGAAAGTGAAGAGAGATCGCCGTGATAAGCAAGCGTTTGTAAGCGTGCAAACCACTCTTTTTGGGCTAATTGCAAATGATGCTCCACAGAGCCAACAATCAATTGAAAGCCAAAATTAAGCCAATATTGAGGCATAAATTGAGTGTGATAAGTGACTGCCCAGCCTGATTTTGCATCATAGTGTGTTGGTTTTTCATTATTGAGTCGCTCACGAGACAGTGAATACTCATGCGCTTGTGCCATTTGTTGAAGTTTTAGATCATCAGGCAATGGCGGTAATGAGGGCAATGCGATAGAAAGTTGCTGATAGAGTTGTTCTGCACAGGTTTTATTTTCTAATAAAATAAAACGAGGTGAACTACAAACCTGCTGTCTAAACAAGCAAACATCATTTAACACCAAAGAAATATCAGGTAATGAATCACCCAAAATAGCCATCCCACTTATTTTGGGACCTAACTCAATTAATTTAATATGTGCTGGTGTGATTTGGCGATAATGCTGAATAAGCGCATCACCACCTGCTAATAAAATGGCCTCGATACCTTCAAGAACAAGCTCATCGTTTTGATTTTCACTCGACCAATTTAGAATTTCACACTGATTTTCATTTAAGCCTAAATATGCCCGTAATGGATAAAGCCATTGTGTTGATAATCGTGCTTTTATTCTGATGGGACTACCAATTAAATAGCCTGCAAGTAAGGCTTCTAATGTACCAAGGGGATCTTTTTCAGAGACTACAATTAATAATTTATTGGGCGCTCGCCAGTTTTTATTTCCTAATTCGTTAGCCACTTTTTGTGCTAATACATCGCTATAAGCCCATTGTTTCAGACGTTCAAGGCAGAATTTTTGCGTCAAAACGTCATCAGAAAATAACCAGTTTTCATTAAGGCAGTGTATTAAACACAGTTTAATGTTTGCTAAACGAACAAGTATAGCTTCTATCATTTTATCTGTGCAGCGCAAGTGCCCTCTGGTGAAGTAGCTCTTCCAATATAATGAATATAGGGTAAAGAATGACCACAAGCGCATTGTGTTCCCCATATTCCTAAATCTTGAGTTAACAGACGTTGAGAAGGCAGAGAATCAAAAAAAGGATTCTCAAGTTGAATAAATCCTGTTTTACCTTCTGGTGCCCGATCACCCGTTTCATCAATAATGGCAAAGCGAGAATAAGCTGGAATGTGGAAATGCCCTTCACTACAACTAATGTAGTGTAGAGGATGTTCTGTCATGCCATAAATATCACGAATATCAACATTAGGAGCATGTAAGGTTTCTTTTAATCCTTGGATAATATCAGGTCGTTCAAGTTGTTTTGTCATCCCTTTCCATCCTCCGCCCGTTAAG
This genomic window contains:
- a CDS encoding acyl-CoA reductase is translated as MIEAILVRLANIKLCLIHCLNENWLFSDDVLTQKFCLERLKQWAYSDVLAQKVANELGNKNWRAPNKLLIVVSEKDPLGTLEALLAGYLIGSPIRIKARLSTQWLYPLRAYLGLNENQCEILNWSSENQNDELVLEGIEAILLAGGDALIQHYRQITPAHIKLIELGPKISGMAILGDSLPDISLVLNDVCLFRQQVCSSPRFILLENKTCAEQLYQQLSIALPSLPPLPDDLKLQQMAQAHEYSLSRERLNNEKPTHYDAKSGWAVTYHTQFMPQYWLNFGFQLIVGSVEHHLQLAQKEWFARLQTLAYHGDLSSLSLQNYCFTRYCPIGTMHSRPMTATHDGFFILAALVFFVNKEG
- a CDS encoding NAD-dependent epimerase/dehydratase family protein, which translates into the protein MNKRKIFITGASGFIGSYLLAKLAELGDELTILCREPRKNHPYRPALPNGIKVVKGDLLQPNTYREALIGQDIIIHLAADYRVGIAPTRSEHQKMYQTNVTGTLNLLDEAKKAQISQILYTSTTAALGETKGLLLDETHRHNGYFRSYYEETKQIAHVFVEHHQQQGMPIKIAICGGVFGQGDNSVLAQTLSAFFNKKIPFQISTNSTFQLCHVERLCDGLLRLLALDKPQETVLFTGDVFSMPEIFTLLSEIQKTPSLPTKDRRSLRPLAWLMDRLSMLVLTMPLSCEALGIMDGSTYTYSSYKAEQLLGWTAGEPLTEFKDYICSIAHQQTLINKEQK